Proteins encoded in a region of the Eschrichtius robustus isolate mEscRob2 chromosome 16, mEscRob2.pri, whole genome shotgun sequence genome:
- the AQP8 gene encoding aquaporin-8, with the protein MSAEAAASTCDLEFGGVKVKEPSEGGRWRGCWYERFVQPCLVELLGSALFIFIGCLSVIENGTDAGLLQPALAHGLALGLVIATLGNISGGHFNPAVSLAAVLVGGLHLTMLLPYWISQLCGGLIGAALAKAVSSEERFWNASGAAFVTVQEPRQVTGAVVAEIILTTLLALAVCMGAINEKTQGPLAPFSIGFSVTVDILAGGAVSGACMNPARAFGPAVVANHWDFHWIYWLGPLLASLLVGVLIRFFIGDGKTRLILKGR; encoded by the exons ATGTCTGCAGAG GCAGCTGCATCCACGTGTGACCTGGAGTTTGGTGGCGTCAAGGTGAAGGAGCCCAGCGAGGGGGGCAGGTGGCGTGGGTGCTGGTACGAGCGGTTTGTGCAGCCCTGCCTGGTTGAACTGCTGGGCTCTGCCCTGTTCATCTTCATCGGCTGCCTGTCGGTCATCGAGAACGGGACGGACGCTGGGCTGCTGCAGCCGGCACTGGCCCACGGGCTGGCCCTGGGCTTGGTCATCGCCACGCTGGGGAATATCAG TGGTGGACACTTCAACCCTGCGGTGTCCCTGGCAGCCGTGCTGGTCGGAGGCCTCCACCTGACAATGCTCCTCCCCTACTGGATCTCCCAGCTGTGTGGGGGCCTGATCGGGGCCGCCTTGGCCAAG GCGGTGAGTTCCGAGGAGAGGTTCTGGAACGCGTCTGGGGCAGCCTTCGTGACAGTCCAGGAGCCCAGGCAGGTGACGGGGGCCGTGGTGGCAGAGATCATCCTGACGACACTGCTGGCACTGGCTGTATGCATGGGCGCCATAAACGAGAAGACACAGGGTCCTCTGGCCCCTTTCTCCATCGGCTTCTCTGTCACTGTGGACATCCTAGCAGG GGGAGCTGTGTCTGGAGCCTGCATGAATCCTGCCCGCGCCTTTGGACCGGCTGTGGTGGCCAACCACTGGGACTTCCACTGGATCTACTGGCTGGGCCCGCTGCTGGCCAGCCTGCTTGTCGGAGTGCTCATCAG